The sequence ACGCCGGAAGGCTTCGACGACCGCCGTGCGGTCGACCCGGGCCACCTCGCGGGGGAAGCGGTCGAGATAGTCCAGCGGCAGACCGTAGAAACCGATCATGGCGACGTAGTCGGCCAGTTTGGCGTTGCTGTCGTAACGCAGCACGAAACCGCCGGTGATGTTCTTCTTGGCCGCCTCCAGCTCCGTCTCGGTTGGCCCTTCGGCCAGATAGCGGTCGATGGTCCGGCGCAGCACCTCGAGGGCGGACTCCGCCGCATCGTTGCGGGTCTGCAGGCCGGCGACGAACGGCCCCTTTTCCTTCAGCGGCACGAAGTAACTGTAGGCGCTGTAGGACAGCCCCCGCTTCTCCCGCACTTCCTTGACGATGCGCGAGGTGAAGCCGCCCCCGCCGAGGATGTGGTTGCCGACGTAGAGGGCGTAGTAGTCGGGATCGCCCCGTCTGATCACCGGCATGCCGGTATAGATGTGGGTCTGGGCCGAGGGGAAGGGTTTGCGCTCGGTACGGGCGTGCTGCGGCGCGGGGACCGGCGGGATCGGTGCGGCCGGCTCCCCCTGCGGGAGTGCATCAGTGAGGCGGCGGGCAATGCGGTCGGCTTCGGTGCGGCTCACGGCCCCGACCACCACCACCAGGGCGTTGCGGGCGACGTAATAGCGACGGTGAAAGTCCTCAAGATCCTGGCGCCGCATCGCCTTGACGGTGTCGATCTCCCCTTCGCTGGGATGGGCGTAGGGGTGGTCGCCGTAGATCATCTGGTAGAAACGCATCGCTGCCAGCTGCCCGGGCGATTCCTCCCGCTGTTTCAGGGCCAGCAGCAGGCGCTTCCTTTCCCGCTCGAAATCGGCCCGGGCGAAGCGGGGGTGGGCCAGGATCTCGGCGGCGGTTTCCAGGGCGACGTCCAGCTTGTCCGCGGCGGTGAGGCTGCGCAGATCGAGCCAGGCGGAGTCGCGCGACACCCCGGTGCTCAGCTGCGCGCCCACGTTTTCCAGACGCTGGGCGATGGCATCGGCATCCCAGCGGCCGGCGCCGGTATCGAGCAGCGCCGAGGTCAGGTGGGCGAGACCGAAGCGGTCCCCGTCCCAGGCGCTGCCGGCGGCGAACACCACCTGCACGTCTACCAGCGGCAATTCCGGCGTGTGGACGTAATAGACCTTCACGCCGTTTTCGGTCCGCCAGGACTGGATCTTGGGCCCGGCCCAGACATCGAAGGCCAGCACCAGCCCCACAAAGAGCGCGAAACAAGCTTTAACGGACATGGTTACCTCCTAAACCTGCCGGTGCGGGCGGACGCTGACCGGCCTTGATCGGCAACGGCTGCAGCCGGGCGACGGTGAGATGATCGGCGGTCAGGTACTTGCGCGCCACTTCCTGCACCTGGGCGGCGGTGATCTGCTGAATGCGGTCGACGTACTCGTCCAGGCGGCGCCAGCCCAGTCCGTTGGTCTCCAGCAGGCCGATCTGCATGGCCTGGTAGAACATGGAGTCCCGTTCGTAGACGGCTTCGGCGGTCACCTGGGTCTTGACCCGTTCCAGCTCCCCGGCGGACACCGGTTCTTCCTGCAACCGCTTGACCTCCTGGCGCAGGGCCTGTTCCAGTTCGTCCAGGTCATGACCCTGAGCAGGGGTGCCATTGAACAGAAACAGTGTCGGCAAACGGTCGTAGAGATCGTAACCGGCGCCGGCGGCGGCGGCGATCTGTCTGCCCCGCACCAGGTGGGTGGCCAGGCGGGCGCTTTCACCGCCGTCGAGAACGCCGGCCAGCACGGTGAGGGCGTAGGCTTCCCACTGCCGGTCCTCGGGCAGACTCGCCAATACCGGCACCTTGTACCCCATGAGCAGATAGGGCAGTTTGGCCGGCACCTTCACCGTCAGCCGCCGCTCTCCCCGCTGCTCGACTTCGGTGCGGGGCTTGAGCGGCGGAATCTCACTGGGTTCGAGCGGGCCGAACCACTTTTTCGCCCACGTGAGAATCCGCTCGGGATCCACGTCTCCCACCACCACCAGGGTGGCGTTGTTGGGGGCGTACCACTGCCGGTACCACTGGCGCAGGTCGGCGACGGTGAGTGCTTCGATGTCCGCCGGCCAGCCGATCACCGGATTCCGGTACGGGCCGTTGGTGAAGGCGACGGCCATGAAGTGTTCGTAAGTCTTGGCCCTCGGCTGGTCGTCGGTGCGCATGCGGCGCTCCTCCAGCACCACCTGCTTTTCCTTGGCGAATTCCTTTTCGTCCAGTTTGAGGTGACGCATGCGGTCCGCCTCCAGTTCGAAGGCCACCGGCAGCCGGGACTTTTCCAGGGTTTCGAAATAGGCAGTGTAATCGGTGCCGGTAAAGGCGTTCTCGCGCCCGCCCAGCTCGGCGATGATGCGGGAGAATTCGCCCGGCCCGTGCTTTTCGGTCCCCTTGAACATCATGTGTTCGAGCATGTGGGAGATGCCGGTGATGCCGTCGTGCTCGTAGCTCGAACCCACCTTGTACCATACCTGGGAGACCGCCACCGGAGCGCGGTGATCTTCCTTCACCACCACCTTGAGGCCGTTGTCGAGCCTGTATTCGTGAACCTTGGGGGCGGTGGCGCAGGCGGCCAACGGCAGCAGCAACACCAGCCAGAGAAAACAGAGAAATCTTCGGATCATCGCGTCCGTCCCGTAAATTCCAAGGGATTTAGTATAAAATGATATGTCCCAACCATTGTAATGCAATCTCACCCTCAGGGCCCATGAAAGCGAAAACGCTCGACGATTCCACGCTCCCTTCCGCCTCCTGGCGCGCCTATTTCGAGCTGTGCAAACCCCGGGTGGTGGCGCTGATCGTCTTCACCGCCGTCGTCGGCATGTTCCTGTCGGTTCCCGGCATGGTGCCGCTGCGACCGCTCGTTTTCGGCACCCTAGGCATCGCCCTGGCGGCGGCCTCGGCGGCCGCTTTCAACCATTATCTCGACCGTCACGCCGACGCCCAGATGGGCCGCACCCGCCACCGTCCCCTGCCCCAGGGGGAACTGGAGCCCTGGAAGGTGCTGGTATTCGCCTCGGCTTTGGGGCTGGCCTCGATGATCATCCTGGTGGTCTGGGTCAACTGGCTGACGGCGATCCTGACTTTCCTGTCGCTGATTGGCTATGCGGTCGTTTACACCGTCTATCTGAAACGGGCCACCCCCCAGAACATCGTCATCGGCGGGGCGGCCGGGGCGGTGCCGCCAATCCTGGGATCGTGCGCGGTGTTGGGGCAGATCCACCCCAACACGGTGCTGCTGTTCCTCATCATCTTCCTGTGGACCCCGCCCCACTTCTGGGCCCTGGCCATCGCCAAACGCGACGAATACGCCAAGGTGGACATTCCCATGCTGCCGGTGACCCACGGCGTCGAGTTCACCGGTCTGCAGGTGTTTCTCTACACCATCCTCCTCACCGTCATCAGCGTGATGCCCTACCTCACCCGCATGAGCGGCCTGATCTACCTGGGCGTCACCGTCATCCTGGACGCCATCTTCCTCTATCTGGCCTGGCAGCTGCGCCTGCAGCCTGACAACAAGCGCCTGGCGATGCGGACCTTCGCCTACTCCATCCTGTATCTGATGATCCTGTTCGCCGCCCTGCTGGTGGACCACTACTGGTATTTTTATCCATAAAAAACGGACGGCCCCGTTTCCGGAACCGCCCGCCGCACTTTGCAACAGGTCGGCGCTCAGGCCGCTTCGGCCAACATCAGGTGCTTGAGCTTTTTGAGCGCATTCTTTTCCAATTGGCGAATGCGCTCGGCGGAAACACCATAACGGTCGGCCAGTTCCTGAAGGGTGACCTTCTTTTCCCCAAGCCAGCGCGACTGCAGAATGTCGCGGCTGCGCTCGTCGAGCTGCGACAGGGCGGCCTGAAGCCGTTCGTGCTCGACTTGCTGCCACTCGTGCTCCTCCAATTGGTGCGCCGGATCGGAATCGATTCGCGCATGGAGGAAATGGACCGGCGCCGGAGAGGCGTTTTCCTCCTCGTCCGCGCCGCCGTCGAAGGCCATGTCCTGACCGTTCATGCGCTTTTCCATTTCCCGCACGGTTTCCACCTTCACGCCCAGATCCTTGGCGATCGCTTCCGCTTCGTTCTGGTTCAGCCAGTTCAGCCTTTTGCGCGCCTTGCGCAGGTTGAAGAACAGCTTGCGCTGCGCCTTGGTGGTGGCGATCTTGACGATGCGCCAATTGCGCAGGATGAATTCGTGGATCTCGGCACGAATCCAATGCACCGCGAAGGAAATCAGGCGCACCCCGACCGCCGGATCGTAACGCTTCACCGCCTTCATCAAGCCGATGTTGCCTTCCTGGATCAGGTCCGCCAGCGGCAGACCGTAACCCAGATAGCCCTTGGCGATCGGCACCACATAGCGCAGATTGGCGAGAATCAGCTGCTTGGCTGCTTCCAGATCGTTCTGGCGCCGAAAGCGGGTAGCCAACTCCCGCTCCTCCTCGGCGCTCAATTTCGGCAGTTGATTGACGGCCACGATGTAGTCGTTGACCGAACGGATCGACTTGCCGATGCCCGGAATGGCCAGTGCGTTGCTCATCCTGCTATCCCCCTGTTGGTTTGTTGTTGTTGCAAAGCCGAAGGCCAATCTAGCACTCTCGAAGAGAGAGTGCCAGTCTCCTGGAAAGTTCCTTGACGTAAAGAAAAAAACCGCCCCGAAGGGCGGTCCCCAAAAAGAGGCAATTCAATGGCTACGCAATAAGGAAAAGTGCAACCACTTTTCCAGGGTCCCCCACCTCCCTGTGGGGGGATATGGAGAAAAACATGAAGCGTCAATCAGTCTTCCAAGACGTCGTCCGCCCACTGGGCCTGGTCAGCGCCGATGCGGGCGACAGCCTCGTCGTAGACCTCACCACACAGCGGTTTGCCCAGCAAGTTCAGGATACTGGCAAGGCTCTGCAGCCAGACTCCCAGGATCCCCAGCGCGAACCAACCGAAGAAGACAAAACCGTAGTGCAGGGGGGCAACGAACAACTCTTCCATAAACCAGAAGGTATGACCCCATTCATTCAGACCGACGTTAGGGACGATCATGAACGGCCCCACCACCGAGATCAGGTACGGGAGGGACATCCCCTTCTTTGTATAGTCAAAGTAAGGCAAACGGGTATGAGCGTAGATGAAAGCGCCAAAACCCGTGATGATGTAGACCGGATACGAACCATAAAACTCGATGATGTGGCTCGGCGTGAAGTCGGTATCACGGACGATGGTCTGATGCCAGGTTCCGTCCTGTTCAGTGAAAAAGCTCGCCCCCCAGTAAATGGAATAGGCATAGGCAAACAACCAGATAAGATGGGTAAAGTTGCGGCGCAGCTCCTCCCGGGTGCCAGCGATCTTGTCCAGATCGCGGGGCCGGGTGCGCCACAGATAACCCCACAGCATGGCGGCAATGATGACTTCCACCACGATTTCAGTGTACAGGAAATTCATCCAGTAGGTTTCGAATTCCGGTGCGAAGGAATCCAGACCAGCTTGCCAGCCGTAAACCCTTTCATACCACACCACCCAAGAATAGAGGATGGTGTAGATCGCAAAGGCAAACGCAAGCCATCTGCGGTTCAATATAGGTTGCTCCGCCTGGGCGGAGACACCAGCCGATGTAGCTGCCATAAGTAACCTCCTTAACGTTTCGTTGTTATGACGAGCGAGGCAAAATCTACCAGTTCCATCGTCGCGCTTTTTTGACCCAGATCAAAAATAATACATTTTTTGTAGTTTTATATCGCATAAAAACCATTTTTATTTCAAATGGTTACAATATTAAACTATTAGAAGTGAGGAAATGGACCGGCGCCGGAGAGGCGTTTTCCTCCTCGTCCGCGCCGCCGTCGAAGGCCATGTCCTGACCGTTCATGCGCTTTTCCATTTCCCGCACGGTTTCCACCTTCACGCCCAGATCCTTGGCGATCGCTTCCGCTTCGTTCTGGTTCAGCCAGTTCAGCCTTTTGCGCGCCTTGCGCAGGTTGAAGAACAGCTTGCGCTGCGCCGAGCTGCCGAGCTATTGTCAAATCTGGTGTCCAGCCGCCTCGGTCGTACCCTGTGAATGATCCTCTACGCGTTCGCCATCCTTGAATTTCACTCCCTCGACCACATCGGCCAACAGATTGTAGCCCCGAAGGCGTCGCCACTTTTTCTGCGCTGTCTCCATCAGCTTCCATGCCATCGTCAATATCGTCATGCGGTTGCGACAGTTTTTGGTCTTGATGGTCCTCAGGCGCACCGTGGCAAATACCGATTCGATCGGGTTCGTTGTCCGAATGTGCTGCCAGTGCTTGGCAGGAAAATCGTAGAACGCCAGCAGCGATTCCTTGTCCTTCGTCAGGCATTCTATGGCCTTTGGGTACTTGGCCTCGAAGCGCTTCACGCAACGGTCGAAGGCCTGGTAGGTGTCCTGCCGGGTTTCGGCCATCCAGATCTCGTGCAGGGCCTCCGTGAGCTTGGGCTGCACCGACTTGGGCACCTTGTTCAGCACGTTCGCCGTCTTGTGCACCCAGCAACGCTGTTGTGCCGTCTTTGGCCACTTCTTGGCGATGGCCTTCCAAAAACCCAGAGCGCCGTCACCAATGGCCAGCTTTGGCGGGACCGTCAGCCCCTGGCTTTCTAGTTGCTCGATCACCTCCAGCCAGCTGGCCTCGGACTCCCGATAGCCATCGACCACCGCCAGCAGATCCTTGCGCCCCGTCTCGTCCGAGCCTACCACCACCAGCAGGCACAGACGATCGTCCAGCCGCACGTTGCTGTAGACCCCATCGACCCATACGTACACATAGCGCCGCCGACTCAGATCCCGCCGGCGCCATTGCCGATACTCCGCCTCCCAGATCTTCTTGAGCCGACCGACCGTGGCAGCCGACAGCCCCTTGGCCCAGCAGGGCCTCCAGCGCTGGATGCATCTCCCCCGTCGAGACCCCCTTCAAGTACAACCAGGGGATGAATTCCTCGACGTTCTTGGTCCGCTTCAGGTACGGCGGTACCAGTCGGCTGTTGAACTTGATACCCTGGCCAGAACGTTGGGGACCTTGACCGGCACCTCACCCAGACCGGTCTGGATGCTGCGTTCCGGGAGATACCCATTGCGCACCACTGCCCGCTTCCCGTCCACGCTCTGATCGGCATATCGGCTCAGAAGCTCAACCACCTCCGCCTCAATGGCCTGCGCCAAAAGCTGCCTGGCCCCTTCCTTCAGCAGTTCATTCAAGGCATCTTCGGCTGGTGTTTTCAACTCGACAACGTTACTCTCGTTCATAGCGATGTACATCTCCTGGTGGTTGTTGTTTCGTCACGATCAGTCATCAGGGTACACCGCTTCTTCAATCACCCCATACACCAGAAATCAGCATAGCTCCTACCAAGGGCAAATGCGAGCATGGTGTCGGCTATGTCAAGCGCAACGCCATTGCCGGACGTGAGTTTGGCTCGTTTGCCGAGCTCCAGGCCCATCTGGAACACTGGATGGCGGCCGTGGCCGACGTGCGCATCCATGGCACCACCGGTGAGCGTCCCATCGACCGCTTCCAGGCACAAGCGCGGCAGGCGCTTGGGTCCTTGAAAGACCGGGCGCCCTTCCAGCAGATCCGGGAGTTGAGCCGCAAGGTCCACGCCGATGCCTGCGTCGAAGTCGACACCAACCGCTACAGCGTTCCCTGGCGGCTGATCGGCCAGCAAACCCAGGTCCAGATCGAAACCGGCCAGGTGAAGATCTACCACGGCGGCGTGCTGGTCGCCTGCCATGCCGAAGCGGTCGGCAAACGTCAGCGCCGTCTCGATCCGGCCCACCTCAAGGGCGTGATCAGCTCCCCGCATCCGGCCCCATCCCCGTCGGTCGAGCCCGCCACTTCCGAGCTGTTACGCCCCCTGGCCGAGTATGAGCAGATCGCAGGAGGTGCCTGGTGAACAACGACCGCCTCGACGCCATGCTCACCCGGCTCAAGCTCACTGCCATTCGCGACGGCCTCGACACCCTGCTCGACGAGGCCGCCCGAAGAGACCTCAACCTGCGGGAGGCCCTCACCTTCCTGTGCGAAGCCGAAATCGCCAGGAAGGACCAGCGCCGGGTTCACATGGCCACCAGCATTGCCAAATTCCCCTACGTGCGCACCCTGGAGGGGTTCGACTTCCAGGCACAGCCGTCGGTCGATCCCAAACAGATCCGGGAACTGGCCACAGGACGCTGGATCGCCAACGGCGACGCACTCCTGCTGCTCGGTCCCCCGGGAGTCGGCAAAACCCACCTGGCCGTCGCCTTAGGCCGTGAGGCCATCCACAAAGGTTATTCGGTGCTGTTTACCACCGCCACAGCCCTGATGACCACCCTCACCCAGGCACAAGCCCAGGGCAGGCTGGAGGAACGTCTCACGCACTACAGCAAACCCAAGCTGCTCATTGTCGATGAACTGGGGTATCTGCCTTTCGAATCCCAGGCAGCCCACCTGTTCTTCCAACTGGTCTCGAGGCGCTATGAGCGGGGCAGCCTGCTGATTACGAGCAACCGCAGTGTCGGCGAATGGGGAGAAGTCTTCGGAGACGCGGTGGTCGCCACCGCCATCCTGGACCGGCTGTTACATCACAGCCATGTCATCACCATCCGCGGCGAAAGCTATCGCCTGCGGGAGAAACGGCGGGCCGGCCTTATCAGGCCCGCTTCCCACCTCCCCGGGACTGAGCAAGCCGGGAAATCCAACGCAACAACCTTGTAAACCAGGGGGGCAGTTCCAAGTGTCGCAAGAGGGTCAATTTCTGGTGTCGCTTGACATGCCGATACCCGGAATGGCCAGTGCGTTGCTCATCCTGCTATCCCCCCTGTTGGTTTGTTGTTGTTGCAAAGCCGAAGGCCAATCTAGCACTCTCGAAGAGAGAGTGCCAGCTTTTTGGAAAGTTCCTTGATTCAGGGCAAAAAACCGCCCGGGAGCGATGTCACGGACGGAACAGCCGCCACAGGTGCCGGCTGACCACCAGCGCGGCGGCGGCCGTCGTCAGCAGGCACACGGCCAGCCAGATTCCGAGGATTTCACCCAGGGAGAAGAAGTGCGCCTCGAAGCGGCTGCCGTAGAGGCGCGCCAGTTCGACGACATGGGGATAGAGCAGCCGATACAGCAGGAAAACGCCCGCGAGCGCCGCACCGCCACCGAGGAAGCCGAACCAGAAGCCGCAATACAGGAACGGACGGCGGATGAAACCGGGGGTGGCGCCCAGCAGGCTCATCACCTCGATCGCTTCATGATGTTCTTCCAATTCCAGGCGCACGGTATTGCCCACCACCAGCACCACCGCCAGCGACAGAATCACCCCCAGCGCCAAGGCGGCGTGCCGGGCCAGGCGCAACCAGGCCCGAAAGCGCTGCAACCAGGCCTGATTCCACTGGATCTGCTCCACGCCGGGCCACCGGCGCCAGCGCTGGATCAGCTCGGCAAGGCGGGCCTCCTCGCTCCAGGCTGGCTTCGGTGTCACTTCGATGACCGCCGGCAGCGGATTGTCGGGCAGCCAGTCCAGGGCCGCGGCGAAATCGCCCGCCTCGCGCAACTGAGCCAGGGCCTCGTCCTTGCCGATCAGATGGACTTGCGCCACCGCCTCCTCCTCCCGCAGACGCGCCGCCAGGCTTTGCGCCTTCTTTGCGGGCAGATCCGGCTGCAGATACAGCGTCACCTGCCGACCGGAATCGAAAGCGCCCCCCAAACGCTGCACCTGGGACAAGATGAGATGGAAGCTTAAAGGCAGCACCAGAGTGACCGCGATGACGCCGATCGTGACCGCCGTCATCCACGGTGCCCGCCACAGCTCCTCCAGACTGGAAAGCAAAGCCTGGCGGTGCAGACGCAGGTAGGTCTTCAGCCGGCCAGCCATCCCCTCACCCCACTTCGACGACACGTCCCTGTTCCAGGTGGAACCAGCGGCTGGCGAAGCGTTCGACCAGCCCCTGGTCGTGACTGGCAATCAGAAAAGTCACCCCGACCCGGTTGAAATCGCGGAACATGGCGAAGATCTCCTGGGACAAGTCCGGGTCCAAATTTCCGGTCGGCTCGTCGGCCAGGATCAAGGGGGGGCGGGTGACGATGGCCCGGGCGATACCGACCCGCTGTTGTTCGCCCCCGGAGAGGGTGACCGGCCCGCGCCGTTCACAGCCGGCCAGTCCCACCTTGGCCAGGGCCGCCCGGGTGCGGCGCTCGATCTCTTCCGGCGCGTATCCGGCGATCTGAAGCGGCAGGGCGACGTTGTCGAACACACTGCGGTCGTAAAGCAGGCGGTAGTCCTGGAAGATTAGACCGATGCGGCGGCGCAGGTAGGGCACGCTCCGGGACGGTAGCCGGGTCAGATCGCGGTCGTTGAGGAAAATCCGGCCGCGGCTGGGCCGTTCGATGAGAGCCGCCAACTTGAGGACGGTACTCTTGCCGGCCCCGGAATGGCCGGTGATGAAGGCCATGTCACCGCGCTCGACCGCCAGATCGAGCCCTTTCAAAATCTCGCCGCTGCCCGGATAGCGCTTACCGACCCCCTGGAAACGCAGCATGGCGTCAGTGCAGGAGCGGAGCCGGCGCCTCCCGGGATTGTTCGGCGAACAAGGCATCGATGAACGCCTTGGCGTTGAAGTCCTGCAGGTCGTCGATGCCTTCTCCGATGCCGATGAAGCGGATCGGAATGCCGAAGCGCTTGGCCAGGGCGAAGATCACCCCGCCTTTGGCGGTGCCGTCGAGCTTGGTCAGGGCGATGCCGGTCACCCCCACCGCCTGGTTGAACTGCTCGGCCTGGGAGATGGCGTTCTGCCCTGTGGTAGCGTCGAGCACCAGCAGCACCTCGTGGGGGGCGGTGGGATCGAGCTTGGCCATGATACGCTTGATCTTGGCCAGCTCCTCCATCAGATTGGACTTGGTGTGGAGACGGCCGGCGGTATCGGCGATGAGCACGTCGATGCCGCGCGCCCTGGCGGCCTGGAGGGCATCGTAGATGACCGAGGCGGAATCGGCGCCGCTGTGCTGAGCGACGACCGGTACCTGATTGCGTTCTCCCCAGACCTTGAGCTGTTCCACGGCGGCGGCGCGGAAGGTGTCACCGGCGGCGAGCATGACGCTGCGGCCCTGACGCTGCAGGCGCTTGGCCAGCTTGCCGATGGTGGTGGTCTTGCCGACGCCGTTGACCCCCACCACCAGGATCACGAAGGGTTTGTGGGCGGGATCGATCCTGAGGGGCCGGCTGCAGGGTTCGAGGATCTCCAGCAGCACGTCGTGGAGGGCCTGCATCACCGTCTCCTGATCCTTGAGCTGCTGACGCGACAGGCGGGCCTTGAGGCGGTCGATGATTTCTTCGGTGGCCTCGACACCGACGTCGGCCATGAGCAGGTGGGTTTCGATCTCCTCCAGCAGCTCCTCATCCAGCTCGCGTCCGGCCAGGGGCAGGGAGGCGAGGAAGCCGGTCAGCCCCTTGCGGGTCTTGCCCAGGCCGCTTTTGAGCCGCTCGAACAGGGTTTCCGGCGCGGGCGGCACCTCTGCCGGCGGCGGGATCGGAACCTCGGGAGGCGGCGGCGCTTCTCCTGCGGCTTCGGCCGCGCGCGCCTGGGGCAGCGGCGGACCGCAGCGGAGGAAGAACGCCACGCCGTAGCCCGTGACCAGGATCGCCAGCGCCGCCAGCGAATGGCCCACCACCAGATAGGCCGGCGCGCCCTTGATGACCACCGACATGCCGAAGGCGATCACCACCAGCAGCAGGAAGTTGAGCAGTACCCCAACTTTGCTCAGGTGAGGCACCTTGGGATTGGAACTGATCGACAGCCCCAGCAGGAACAGCACCACGAACCCCACCAGCGCCCCGAGGCGGTGAA comes from Methylomarinovum caldicuralii and encodes:
- a CDS encoding M16 family metallopeptidase is translated as MSVKACFALFVGLVLAFDVWAGPKIQSWRTENGVKVYYVHTPELPLVDVQVVFAAGSAWDGDRFGLAHLTSALLDTGAGRWDADAIAQRLENVGAQLSTGVSRDSAWLDLRSLTAADKLDVALETAAEILAHPRFARADFERERKRLLLALKQREESPGQLAAMRFYQMIYGDHPYAHPSEGEIDTVKAMRRQDLEDFHRRYYVARNALVVVVGAVSRTEADRIARRLTDALPQGEPAAPIPPVPAPQHARTERKPFPSAQTHIYTGMPVIRRGDPDYYALYVGNHILGGGGFTSRIVKEVREKRGLSYSAYSYFVPLKEKGPFVAGLQTRNDAAESALEVLRRTIDRYLAEGPTETELEAAKKNITGGFVLRYDSNAKLADYVAMIGFYGLPLDYLDRFPREVARVDRTAVVEAFRRHLDPDRFQTVLVGGGAVSRGDGEKQ
- the ftsX gene encoding permease-like cell division protein FtsX, with protein sequence MAGRLKTYLRLHRQALLSSLEELWRAPWMTAVTIGVIAVTLVLPLSFHLILSQVQRLGGAFDSGRQVTLYLQPDLPAKKAQSLAARLREEEAVAQVHLIGKDEALAQLREAGDFAAALDWLPDNPLPAVIEVTPKPAWSEEARLAELIQRWRRWPGVEQIQWNQAWLQRFRAWLRLARHAALALGVILSLAVVLVVGNTVRLELEEHHEAIEVMSLLGATPGFIRRPFLYCGFWFGFLGGGAALAGVFLLYRLLYPHVVELARLYGSRFEAHFFSLGEILGIWLAVCLLTTAAAALVVSRHLWRLFRP
- a CDS encoding Mu transposase domain-containing protein, with the translated sequence MAAVADVRIHGTTGERPIDRFQAQARQALGSLKDRAPFQQIRELSRKVHADACVEVDTNRYSVPWRLIGQQTQVQIETGQVKIYHGGVLVACHAEAVGKRQRRLDPAHLKGVISSPHPAPSPSVEPATSELLRPLAEYEQIAGGAW
- the rpoH gene encoding RNA polymerase sigma factor RpoH — encoded protein: MSNALAIPGIGKSIRSVNDYIVAVNQLPKLSAEEERELATRFRRQNDLEAAKQLILANLRYVVPIAKGYLGYGLPLADLIQEGNIGLMKAVKRYDPAVGVRLISFAVHWIRAEIHEFILRNWRIVKIATTKAQRKLFFNLRKARKRLNWLNQNEAEAIAKDLGVKVETVREMEKRMNGQDMAFDGGADEEENASPAPVHFLHARIDSDPAHQLEEHEWQQVEHERLQAALSQLDERSRDILQSRWLGEKKVTLQELADRYGVSAERIRQLEKNALKKLKHLMLAEAA
- the istB gene encoding IS21-like element helper ATPase IstB, whose amino-acid sequence is MNNDRLDAMLTRLKLTAIRDGLDTLLDEAARRDLNLREALTFLCEAEIARKDQRRVHMATSIAKFPYVRTLEGFDFQAQPSVDPKQIRELATGRWIANGDALLLLGPPGVGKTHLAVALGREAIHKGYSVLFTTATALMTTLTQAQAQGRLEERLTHYSKPKLLIVDELGYLPFESQAAHLFFQLVSRRYERGSLLITSNRSVGEWGEVFGDAVVATAILDRLLHHSHVITIRGESYRLREKRRAGLIRPASHLPGTEQAGKSNATTL
- the amoC gene encoding bacterial ammonia monooxygenase, subunit AmoC, with the translated sequence MAATSAGVSAQAEQPILNRRWLAFAFAIYTILYSWVVWYERVYGWQAGLDSFAPEFETYWMNFLYTEIVVEVIIAAMLWGYLWRTRPRDLDKIAGTREELRRNFTHLIWLFAYAYSIYWGASFFTEQDGTWHQTIVRDTDFTPSHIIEFYGSYPVYIITGFGAFIYAHTRLPYFDYTKKGMSLPYLISVVGPFMIVPNVGLNEWGHTFWFMEELFVAPLHYGFVFFGWFALGILGVWLQSLASILNLLGKPLCGEVYDEAVARIGADQAQWADDVLED
- a CDS encoding cell division ATP-binding protein FtsE, which produces MLRFQGVGKRYPGSGEILKGLDLAVERGDMAFITGHSGAGKSTVLKLAALIERPSRGRIFLNDRDLTRLPSRSVPYLRRRIGLIFQDYRLLYDRSVFDNVALPLQIAGYAPEEIERRTRAALAKVGLAGCERRGPVTLSGGEQQRVGIARAIVTRPPLILADEPTGNLDPDLSQEIFAMFRDFNRVGVTFLIASHDQGLVERFASRWFHLEQGRVVEVG
- a CDS encoding M16 family metallopeptidase, translating into MIRRFLCFLWLVLLLPLAACATAPKVHEYRLDNGLKVVVKEDHRAPVAVSQVWYKVGSSYEHDGITGISHMLEHMMFKGTEKHGPGEFSRIIAELGGRENAFTGTDYTAYFETLEKSRLPVAFELEADRMRHLKLDEKEFAKEKQVVLEERRMRTDDQPRAKTYEHFMAVAFTNGPYRNPVIGWPADIEALTVADLRQWYRQWYAPNNATLVVVGDVDPERILTWAKKWFGPLEPSEIPPLKPRTEVEQRGERRLTVKVPAKLPYLLMGYKVPVLASLPEDRQWEAYALTVLAGVLDGGESARLATHLVRGRQIAAAAGAGYDLYDRLPTLFLFNGTPAQGHDLDELEQALRQEVKRLQEEPVSAGELERVKTQVTAEAVYERDSMFYQAMQIGLLETNGLGWRRLDEYVDRIQQITAAQVQEVARKYLTADHLTVARLQPLPIKAGQRPPAPAGLGGNHVR
- the ftsY gene encoding signal recognition particle-docking protein FtsY, producing the protein MYRKFVLLTLFFLVVTFALGVYVRATGAGTACPDAPACFGQWWPPENLPAEALQRYPGVFYDAAAARLHMLHRLAAGAAGVLLLGLLVTAVRHPRRRIALIGSWSLALLYGLQAGLGAALVASRMMPALVAFHWLSGVAMILTAFGWYLRLAPSPWERYAHTQGLRRLALIALGVALLQGWLGALVGADYAALVCPDFPTCQGRWWPESPDWHALAFWEQWHYGLSGWSLPDADGRITLHWLHRLGALVGFVVLFLLGLSISSNPKVPHLSKVGVLLNFLLLVVIAFGMSVVIKGAPAYLVVGHSLAALAILVTGYGVAFFLRCGPPLPQARAAEAAGEAPPPPEVPIPPPAEVPPAPETLFERLKSGLGKTRKGLTGFLASLPLAGRELDEELLEEIETHLLMADVGVEATEEIIDRLKARLSRQQLKDQETVMQALHDVLLEILEPCSRPLRIDPAHKPFVILVVGVNGVGKTTTIGKLAKRLQRQGRSVMLAAGDTFRAAAVEQLKVWGERNQVPVVAQHSGADSASVIYDALQAARARGIDVLIADTAGRLHTKSNLMEELAKIKRIMAKLDPTAPHEVLLVLDATTGQNAISQAEQFNQAVGVTGIALTKLDGTAKGGVIFALAKRFGIPIRFIGIGEGIDDLQDFNAKAFIDALFAEQSREAPAPLLH
- the cyoE gene encoding heme o synthase translates to MKAKTLDDSTLPSASWRAYFELCKPRVVALIVFTAVVGMFLSVPGMVPLRPLVFGTLGIALAAASAAAFNHYLDRHADAQMGRTRHRPLPQGELEPWKVLVFASALGLASMIILVVWVNWLTAILTFLSLIGYAVVYTVYLKRATPQNIVIGGAAGAVPPILGSCAVLGQIHPNTVLLFLIIFLWTPPHFWALAIAKRDEYAKVDIPMLPVTHGVEFTGLQVFLYTILLTVISVMPYLTRMSGLIYLGVTVILDAIFLYLAWQLRLQPDNKRLAMRTFAYSILYLMILFAALLVDHYWYFYP